The DNA sequence aaattccttaaaaaagtGTGAATGTCTTAACCCTCCTTACACAATACtatacttttgttatttatttttgagagagagagacagagtgaaagcaagGGAatggcatagagagaggaagacacagaattaaaacaggctccaggctctgagctgtccacacagaacctgatgcggggctcaaacccacaaaccgtgagttcatgacccgatcccaagtcggatacttaactgacagagccacccaagcacccctcaataCTGTGCTTTTTGCAGTGTATTCATTGGAAAAACAATGCAATCCTGTGAATTCAGTAACACTTTCTAAAGGATTTGTGCTTTATCCATCACTTAAGTCAGGCAGCAGGTGACACATGTCAGCGATTCAGGGTGTGGGTTGGAAGCCACAGGTCTGAAGGGCCCTGTGGGCTGCAGTCAGCAGGGTGGTGGGAGTCCAGGGAGCAGGCGGACAGGCAACCTCTTCCATCCATCAGAGTTAGAAGCGCCTGGGTCCACCGTCCTCACTTGAACCTCTCTGAGAAGTCCACGTGGCATTCTGACTTGTGACGCTGCTACAGAGTTCCTGTCCTCAATTCTGCTCTGGTCCCTTGGGTTCCTTGGCCGCCCAGGGCACGTGTGCAGATGCAGGCTATAAGGGGAGTGGCCCCTTCGTGGCCAGTGCGGGGTGAGAACTGGCAGGACTTGGCCTGAGGCTGTCTTCTTGAAGCTCCACTCCCAGCCCTCTGTCCTTGGGAATGGCTGGCGGCTGCCTGATGCagactcccagcccctggcagctcTGACCCTGTGctggtccctgccctcccctcttcccctggaAGTGTGAGCTGGCATCATGGTCCCCTCTGCTGCTGGGGTAGGGGTCAGGGGTTCTTACTCCAGGGTGGGCTTGTCCTGTGGCTTGTGGCTGTGTTGAGAACACAGGCATCTTAAAATAGatgggccagagggagagggagtgagacgtGGGCGAGGAGAGCAGGTGGCGCATCGCCCCTTGGCCTTGGGCAGGTCCCTCGCCTTGTCTCTTTCAGTTCCTCATCTGTGGGAGATGCTAATCTCAAGCCTGCCTGCCTCAAATAGAAGGGTAAGGGTGGAAAGGGATGGAAAGTGTTTTCAGTGTCAGAGAATGCTCAGTTTTTCATACCTTCTTTCCTGTTCTGCTGGAGCTTGATGCCAGGTCCCCTCTCTCAGTCCTTCCCGCAGAGCTTGGTGTGGCCAGCAGACCAGTATGGCAGAGATAGAGATGGGCTAACGCGCTCTTACACTCCATCCCCCAGCCTCCATGTCTCTGCCCCATGACCCCGTGCCCCACTGGGCCCAAACCTGCCTTTGGCCTTCTATACCAGTGGGCTACTAAGGGTCTGTGCTGTGTGTGGATggggaagaaggaaatagaatGCATGAATACTTAGATCTCACTACAAGGGTTTTGATTTGTTATATGAAAAGCGGATTTTTCTAGGATTTGCAGAGGTTAAAGGGCCCAGTTAAAGGTatgagctggggtgcctgggtggcttagtcggtgaggcgtctgactcttggtttcggctcaggtcatgatctcacagtttgtgagttaaagcccagcattgggctccgttctgacagtgcagagcctgcttgggatctctctccctctctctctctctccctccctccctctctctctgcccctcccctgtgcaggtatgttctttctctctcaaaataaataaacttaaccaaacaaacaaaaaaaatatgagCCCGTTGGTCTTAACCTTCCCAGGCAGCTTGAGGTGGGTTCCAAGGTGGGCCCACCTGTTCCCCTGCAGCTCCGAGTAGAAGGACCCAGGTCAGGCCAGGCTGAGGAGAGCCCCAAACGAGACCTCGGAGGCAGCTGGCCACAGGCTCCTAGCGCAGTGGCCTAATCGAAACTGGAAGTCTCACCCAGAAAGTTCGAGTCAGCTGGCACCTAGTGATCCAAGTTCAAACTCAGCACTTTCTGCTGATTTCCTCCCCGGGGCGCGGAGGCCATCACAAGTTCAAGCTGGAGGGGATTGGGAGGTCACTGCGGCCCTTCCCCCGAAGGAGACCCAGCCCTCAGAGGGAGGGGCTGCCCTGAGGCCTGGGAGCTGGTTTCAGTGGAGAAAGCCTTTGCTTAAGAGCTTGTTGTGTAAACAAGATGGCTGAGGGATAAGCTGCACAGAGTTGAGGGAACAAATTGTTTTTAGGGACTGGGCAGATCCAAAGTCTTATCAAGTGGTGAAAGAGGCCCTGCTCTTGGGAAACTGCTAACCTGTTGAGGCTTCTCCCTGTAGGTGAGAGGCTGGGCCTCCCTGCCATTTGCCTCCAGGGTTGACATGGTCCCAGTGCAGTGCGCTGAGTCCTCGGCAGGCCTGCGAAATAGGAGGCTCTGGTGGCTGCTGGAAGATTCTGCTCTTATCACAGTGTGGTCTGGCCGCTCCTGACCCTGTTCTGTGTTGAGCATCATCTCTAAGGGATGGAGTCAGTGCATTGGGAAAGGTCCTCTGCTGGTCTCCTAGGGTCTCCTTGGGAGGACTGAGGGAAGGCAGAGGCACTGGGCAAGAGGGCAGTGGGGTCGCAGTGAgtgtgggtgggtggctggggtcCCCTGAATGTTGGCACCTGTCCCCACCCCGTTGGGCTGTGGGAAGCAGTCTGCTGCGGGCGTGGGATGGGAGCACGTTGGGGTGAGGGGACCCACTCTGCCTGCCTGGTGGGCACTATTCTTTGCTACTGAAGGTTTGGGGAGGCTTCAAAGCTGCGTGCAGACAGGACAGGTATAGGAAGCCCCAGCTGGGGACAGGGTAGACAGGATGTGGCCTGCGGTGTCGGTGGAGGGCAGGGACTATGCCCGTTTATTTCGATGGGCCATGACAGCTCAGACAGGCCATTCTGAGGCCAAAACCTTTGTCTtgggggaggtgaggaaggggtAGAGTTTGGGTTTTGTACTTTCAGAGGAAACTCGGTGGTATTTCTAGCCTGGTGGTTTCTACACGTGTCTGAAGCTTCCTTCCTGGCCTGAGCTCCTAGAGGCGGACCGTCCACTGGGTCCAGCTCTGCCCCAGGTGGCCTCAGGAGGCCAAAGGGCTTGTCTGTCCCTCTCGGCTCTGCTGCATTCAAGGGTGAAGCTCTGTGGCCTGTGGCCAGGATGTGGCGATGCCTCTCCCGCCGAGGAGGCCCACTCCCTGGAGCCCAGCCTTGGGCGGAACCTGCCTCTGACAAGTCCGCACAGAGCCTCCTGTGAGCCGGCTCCCTCCTGCCGCTCCCCCGCCTCCATCCCACCTCTTCCCAGGCCAGCACCAGGGGCCTTTTCCCTGTGCTGAGTCAGAGCAGTAGCCGCTGTGGGGGGGCTTGCTGCACCCCAGGCTCCGTTAGGTTCTTCATGTGCATAACCTCCTTGAATTTTTGCAGCCATCCTGGAATGTAGATATTACTGCTGTCCTCATCTTACCAATGGAGACACTGGGGCCACAGGAGGTTTCCTGATGTCCTCAGGGCCACACTGGGTGCTCTGAACTGTGCTGAGATGCCTCTTTATTCAATCTTTGTTCTGGCCCCTGACTCTGGGGTCCTCCAGAGATGGATGCATCACAAACTCCTTCGGGTCAAGGTTGTGTTGCTGAATGGGACACTCTTAGCTAACCTTCCTGCCACCTGGCTGTTGGATCTTCTCTTCTCCCGCTACTGTTCTGGAATTAGTATTTgagagctccccccacccccatgtccctCCTCCAGCTTTCTGCCGCCCTGCCTGGCTGTGTGTGGTGTGCCCCGCCTCCCCGCAACCCCCTCACTGGGCCCGGTGCAGCCCATGCCTGGGGCACCGGGGAGATGCCTGCGCTCTGGCCCTGCAGCCTCTAAGCTGGACCAGGCGGGCAGCATTCCTGGCACAGCTGTTTGTGCACAGGGTTCATGCCAGGCTCGTAGCTCATTTGTCGGCACCTCCTGAGCAAGCACAGGGCCTCTTCTAGATCAGTCTCATCTGTCCCCAGCCTAATGGGCACCCTGTCCTTCCTTCGCCACGTGGGCCTGGGTCCTGTCCTTCCTGTGGATGAGAGAACAGGCCAGGTGTGGGAAGGAGCATGCGGCCAGGCCTGGGGTTTTCCTGTGTGGTCAGCCCTGCCTCAGCACAGACACCTGACCCCGTGCCCatccctgcgcccctccccccaccactgtgAGGCCCTCAGTGTCCATACCCTGGTGCTGAGCATGCTTTGAAATGTCTCTGTGGTATCAGGTTATTGGGGGATTGTTCTTGAGGCTCTTAAACCTGTCTTGGACCCTGAAGCTCCCTGGCCAATGACCTCAAGACCTTGATTTTCATTGTGGGGTGAGCTGACGGGGTCCCATTGTGGCCACAGCCTGTGTCCCAGGAAAGGCATCTTCTATGTGCTCTTCTGTGAGGTCTGGGGCTCCCTTACCAGACTGAACTTCTTGGGACAAGAGCCCTGCCCCCTCTCATGTGTTTCTGCACCCCCTAGCACAGGGCTGCTGGGTCATCAGAGCATTCAGGGGTGTGGGGGGACCAGAGGAAGGTTCCGGAGCCACACACCAGGGTTTCCTTCCTATgctctatgtgtgtgtgggggggagctCACTCAGCTGTCTGGGACAGGGACCCCAGGGTAGCAGGGTTTTGGCCAAGCCTCCACTCATACCCTTTCCTGATCCTTTTCCAGCAAATAGTGGCCACAAACGTGCCCCCTGAAGACCAGGATGGCTCTGGGGATGACTCAGACAACTTCTCTGGCTCGGGTGCAGGTAAACTGATGTGAGGGCCCCATCCCAAAATGGCAGCGGGCTGGGAGCGGGGGTGGCTGTCCGGCAGCCCCCCTGGCTGGGTCTAAAGGGTGATGTTAGGGAAGAGAACGGGGTCCACGCTGCACTGAAAAGGCCTGTATGGGTTGCAGGAGTGAATGCTGGGGTTCCAGGAGGCCCTGGGGACTGCCTGCTGCAGACAGACTTGGGCTCATATTCTCCCTAACTCCCTGCAACCTTTGGAAAGGCAGACTTCTCcgagcctctgtttccccatctgtaaaatgggaatatattTTGACTTCATAAGATGGTTGGGAGCTGTAAGGTAACATAGAGCGGGGTGGCATGTAGGTCTTCCATATATGTTCTCTTACTCCCCCTATTTCCCCTTTCCCTGGGGGAGCGAAGTCCTTGAGCTGGAGGTAGTCACGGAGGCCTCGAAGAGGAGGCACTCTTGACTAAGCTTTTGGGAGAGGGCCTAGGCCATCCGTGAGGAAGAAAAGTGGCTGACGTAGGGGCTGGGGAGCTGGAGAGTAGGATGCAGGCCTCTGTTCTTGGGGGGCTGGGCCTTTCTGGGGAGAGAGTGGGTGGAAAagggaggaggccagagaggagtGTGCACTGGGAACAAGGCATTCAGGCCTCTGAGAGTGCCCCCACCCAGGGAGCGAGCTTCCGTAGCCCCAGGAAAAGTTCCTTCCCAGACACCCTTGGTACCTCATGGCTCCAGGGACCCTGCGGTCCCCAGGCACATGCAGCAGAAAAGGGCAGCTGTCTTTGTCCAGTTTCCAAAGCTGAGGTTAGCCTCAGTTCGTTCTGCCCTGGGGAAACCGCTTCCCCCGACAGGGTTTGCTAGGCTGGCCCGGGAGTCAGAGCGGCGGGCCCTCGTCCAGGCCCTCCTCCCTGCATGAGCCCAGCTGGTCCAGAGGTTCTGGGCCTCCCCGACTCCAACCAGCTCTGCTTCTGGACCGACAGGTGCTCTGCAAGATCTCACCTTGTCACGGCAGACCACGTCCACCTGGAAGGACATGGGGCTCCTGACGGCCATGCCCACGGCTCCAGAGCCCGCGGGCACAGATGGCATCGCCACCTCCACCTCTATCCTGCCGGCTGGAGAGAGGCCTGAGGACAGAGAGGGGGTGCTCCCGGTGGAGGCGGAGCCTGGCTTCACATCTAGGGAGAAGGAGACCACCCACCCGCCCAGTGAGACCACTCTGCACCCGACCACTCAGAGGGCGTCAACAGCAAGAGCCACCACGGCCCCGGGGCCTGCCACCTCCCATCCCCATGGGCACATGCAGCCTGACCACCAGGAGACCTCAGCTCCTACAGGCCCCAGCCAGCTTGCCTCTCACGCGCCCAGCGTGGAGGACGGTGGTCCCCCTGCCACTGAGAAGGCTGCTGAGGACGGAGTTTCCACCCAGCTCCCGGCAGGAGAAGGCTCTGGGGAGCAGGTGAGTGCTCGGCGGCGTCCTCTGGGTTTCCTGGACTTGAGTCCCACCGGCGTGGTCATGTGCCACACGCAACACCC is a window from the Suricata suricatta isolate VVHF042 chromosome 4, meerkat_22Aug2017_6uvM2_HiC, whole genome shotgun sequence genome containing:
- the SDC1 gene encoding syndecan-1 — encoded protein: MRRAALWLWLCALALRLQPALPQIVATNVPPEDQDGSGDDSDNFSGSGAGALQDLTLSRQTTSTWKDMGLLTAMPTAPEPAGTDGIATSTSILPAGERPEDREGVLPVEAEPGFTSREKETTHPPSETTLHPTTQRASTARATTAPGPATSHPHGHMQPDHQETSAPTGPSQLASHAPSVEDGGPPATEKAAEDGVSTQLPAGEGSGEQDFTFDVSGENTAVAAVEPDQRMNQPPVDSGATGASQGLLDRKEVLGGVIAGGLVGLIFAVCLVGFMLYRMKKKDEGSYSLEEPKQANGGAYQKPTKQEEFYA